A region of Corallincola holothuriorum DNA encodes the following proteins:
- a CDS encoding FIST signal transduction protein: MKLFQANFVNDSWSAPINEKSLPDAELVLVFGTQQSYRQQYPLLHKCFPDAEFVGCSTAGEISDISVADDSLSLTAIHLQHSCCKVVSARHTSALDSETMGKQLAKQLDLTALKHTLVFSEGININGTALARGLTTVLANRCLVSGGLAGDGDRFAATYTWHNEQVHQNQVIAVGLYGDRLEVGHGSLGGWDPFGPPRKITAAKDNVLLQLDGQSALTLYKKYLGEYAADLPASGLLFPLSVKVDEDQPAVVRTILGINEQEQSMTFAGDMPQGCYAQLMKANFDRLIDGATGAAQATSKMLKHSPQLAILVSCVGRKMVLKQRIEEEVEAVKELLGANTVQCGFYSYGELSPVVETGDCALHNQTMTITTITEL, translated from the coding sequence ATGAAGCTTTTCCAAGCCAATTTTGTTAACGATAGCTGGTCAGCCCCAATCAATGAGAAATCATTACCGGATGCTGAATTGGTGTTGGTCTTTGGCACTCAACAAAGTTACCGGCAACAGTATCCGCTGCTGCATAAATGCTTTCCTGATGCCGAATTCGTCGGCTGTAGTACCGCTGGTGAAATCAGTGACATAAGCGTTGCAGATGACAGCCTGTCATTAACCGCGATACACCTACAGCACAGTTGCTGTAAGGTGGTGTCGGCACGGCATACCAGCGCCCTTGATAGTGAAACCATGGGCAAGCAACTGGCTAAGCAGCTTGATTTGACGGCGCTAAAACACACCTTAGTTTTCTCTGAGGGGATCAATATTAATGGCACCGCTCTGGCTCGCGGTTTAACCACAGTTTTAGCAAACAGATGTTTAGTCAGTGGTGGATTGGCTGGAGATGGCGACCGCTTTGCAGCCACCTATACCTGGCACAATGAACAGGTCCATCAGAACCAAGTCATCGCCGTCGGCTTATATGGTGATCGACTGGAAGTCGGCCATGGCTCGTTAGGCGGCTGGGATCCCTTTGGCCCACCACGCAAGATCACTGCGGCGAAAGATAATGTATTGCTGCAACTTGATGGGCAATCGGCATTAACCTTGTATAAGAAATACCTTGGCGAGTATGCTGCTGACCTGCCCGCCTCTGGCTTGCTGTTTCCGCTCAGTGTAAAGGTCGATGAAGATCAACCCGCGGTGGTCCGCACCATTCTTGGCATCAATGAACAAGAACAAAGCATGACTTTTGCCGGTGATATGCCGCAAGGCTGTTATGCACAACTAATGAAAGCCAATTTCGATCGCCTGATCGATGGCGCGACCGGCGCCGCGCAAGCCACCTCAAAAATGCTAAAGCATTCGCCACAATTGGCGATATTAGTCAGTTGCGTAGGCCGAAAAATGGTTTTGAAACAGCGTATTGAAGAAGAAGTGGAAGCCGTCAAAGAATTGCTTGGGGCAAATACTGTACAATGCGGCTTCTACTCTTATGGTGAGCTGTCTCCAGTAGTAGAAACCGGAGACTGCGCATTGCATAACCAAACCATGACAATCACAACGATAACTGAGCTGTAG
- the focA gene encoding formate transporter FocA, with product MKLIENKSETAGLELPERMTQTAEQYGYKKVVKAPATSIALAVTAGIFIGLAFIFYITVTTGNHEASWGLSRLVGGFAFSIGLVLIVICGGELFTSTVLTSIARASKRISHRQQLACWGRVYLGNFVGALVLVALVYSAKLYMLDSGQWGVNALQIAQHKLHHGFGQAVALGVLCNMLVCLGIWMTFSSEDVLTKALLVVLPVALFVSTGFEHCVANMFMVPLAIAIKSGAGPDFWAATGMSAQAFSDLTFSNFIFNNLIPVTLGNIIGGAMFVGLTYWGIYRRPTLKSESKIVNHLDKIKGTTIMKNSNVTLQVKEFMHAPTASLTESTNLMDALTAMLSLHQTGMPVVNSNHQLVGFISEHDLLRELWLADYELSAEKTVGSIMRREVATVAPGDCLIKLAEFISVDREKVYPVTDSGFVLSYKAQSLEERLAEADVSRPKIYPVVENGVLVGTISRTDIMYAFFKACGGKDDSLHSKVTHQAA from the coding sequence ATGAAACTTATCGAGAACAAATCTGAAACCGCTGGCTTAGAGCTGCCGGAGAGGATGACCCAAACAGCAGAGCAGTATGGATACAAAAAAGTGGTGAAAGCACCAGCCACTTCCATCGCCCTTGCCGTGACAGCGGGCATCTTCATTGGCCTAGCCTTTATCTTTTACATTACCGTGACCACAGGTAATCACGAAGCATCGTGGGGACTATCTAGATTGGTTGGCGGCTTTGCTTTCAGCATTGGCCTCGTACTGATCGTCATTTGTGGCGGCGAACTGTTCACCAGCACCGTGCTCACCTCTATTGCACGTGCCAGTAAGCGCATCTCTCATCGTCAGCAATTGGCTTGTTGGGGGCGTGTCTATCTGGGCAATTTTGTCGGTGCTTTAGTACTGGTGGCTTTGGTCTATAGCGCCAAGCTCTACATGCTCGACAGTGGCCAGTGGGGGGTGAATGCCCTACAGATCGCACAACACAAATTACATCATGGATTTGGTCAGGCCGTTGCCCTTGGGGTTCTTTGTAACATGCTGGTTTGTCTCGGTATCTGGATGACATTCAGCAGTGAAGATGTGCTCACTAAGGCGTTATTGGTTGTGCTTCCAGTGGCTCTATTTGTCAGCACAGGCTTCGAACACTGCGTTGCCAATATGTTCATGGTACCGCTGGCTATAGCGATTAAATCAGGTGCAGGCCCAGACTTTTGGGCTGCAACAGGCATGTCTGCGCAAGCATTCAGTGACCTGACATTCAGCAACTTTATTTTCAACAACCTCATTCCGGTCACCCTAGGCAACATCATCGGCGGCGCCATGTTTGTCGGCCTGACCTACTGGGGAATTTACCGTCGTCCAACACTCAAATCTGAATCAAAAATAGTAAATCATTTAGACAAAATTAAAGGAACTACCATCATGAAAAACAGCAATGTCACTCTTCAAGTTAAAGAATTTATGCACGCTCCTACTGCCAGCCTGACTGAAAGCACCAACTTAATGGATGCACTGACAGCGATGCTCAGCCTCCACCAGACAGGTATGCCAGTGGTTAACAGCAATCATCAGCTGGTAGGCTTTATCTCTGAGCATGATCTACTGCGTGAACTCTGGTTAGCGGATTACGAACTCAGTGCAGAAAAAACAGTTGGCAGCATCATGCGTCGTGAAGTGGCAACCGTAGCGCCGGGCGACTGCCTGATTAAACTGGCTGAGTTTATCTCGGTTGACCGTGAGAAGGTCTACCCGGTGACCGATAGCGGCTTCGTTTTAAGCTACAAGGCGCAATCACTAGAAGAGCGCTTAGCTGAAGCAGATGTGAGCCGCCCGAAGATATACCCAGTGGTTGAGAATGGGGTATTAGTCGGCACCATCAGCCGTACCGACATCATGTATGCCTTTTTCAAAGCCTGCGGCGGCAAGGATGATTCACTGCACAGTAAAGTGACCCATCAGGCAGCCTAA